In Pogoniulus pusillus isolate bPogPus1 chromosome 1, bPogPus1.pri, whole genome shotgun sequence, one DNA window encodes the following:
- the G2E3 gene encoding G2/M phase-specific E3 ubiquitin-protein ligase isoform X2: MSNTNNFDVQSPLCVLCGRTDDCPKKYGEKKTFVEYNVTVHYYCLLMSSGIWQRGAEDEGVDGFLFADIRKEVKRASKLTCNICKKKGASIGCVDPRCKRSYHFPCGVQKECIFQFMEDFRSYCWEHKPVQKIPDKECKGSSQCTICLDLIEQLPLYSVLRSPCCKNAWFHRECLQYQALSAGIYFFRCTVCNNKDTFQKEMLRMGIHIPEKDASWELEENAYQELLQCYQHCDIKRCLCKKGRDYNEPDSKWEIKRCQSCGSRGTHLACSSLKSWEQNWECMECRSIFAKSGKYSKKKKRSLATTYKTDGTPCLFEEPSPKCPRQSSGTQHSFLLQSPKRMCQNNSNLELPASNRVAMSLSPMMSNRKCSLRKRHLVKERREASNTLKALKLQISTKPTRLNINAENIWNSALKGFRKRSFSPTNSIEVKFTKCNRLKTDTTVSKHHFFQLLMLHLQNSSLFEGSSAKNLSLDYQAVREDLYFEAGKMIAVSLVHGGPSPGFFSKTLFNCLVYGPENVKPTLEDVADVGVAETIKRIKYANSLFSLKTIIHDCYAFLAAAGCLRPVTELGDKDMLVDDILYYYVIKRIILPLESFKQGLETLGVLEKMQAHPDVFSSIFCHKPERLSAETLCDLFTIHSSSNVNQVGGANFWMIYLKDVESGESAVTLQDVLFFATGSLSVPPVGFDPEPTVKFLHIRCPIGNRLLNCLELPITKTYEAFKKKMEFTIRNVLRVERE; the protein is encoded by the exons ATGAGTAATACCAACAATTTTGATGTTCAAAGTCCAC TCTGTGTTCTCTGTGGACGGACAGATGACTGCCCTAAAAAGtatggagaaaaaaagaccTTTGTGGAATACAATGTCACTGTTCATTATTACTGTTTG TTGATGTCAAGTGGCATTTGgcagagaggggcagaagaTGAAGGTGTGGATGGATTTTTATTTGCAGACATTAGAAAAGAAGTAAAGAGAGCTTCAAAACTG ACATGCAACATCTGTAAGAAAAAGGGTGCTTCAATAGGATGTGTAGATCCTAGATGCAAACGAAGTTACCATTTTCCTTGTGGGGTACAGAAGGAATGTATTTTCCAGTTCATGGAAGACTTCAG ATCTTACTGTTGGGAACATAAACCAGTCCAAAAGATTCCAGATAAAGAATGTAAAGGAAGCTCACAGTGCACAATATGCCTGGATTTGATTGAACAGCTTCCCTTGTACTCTGTATTGAGAAGTCCTTGCTGTAAAAACGCTTGGTTTCATCGAGAGTGCTTGCAG TATCAAGCTTTGAGTGCCGGAATATATTTCTTTAGGTGCACAGTATGTAATAACAAGGACACATTTCAGAAAGAAATGCTGAGAATGGGCATACACATTCCAGAAAA GGATGCATCTTGGGAACTTGAAGAGAATGCATatcaagagctgctgcagtgttatCAACACTGTGATATTAAAAGGTGTCTATGCAAGAAAGGAAGAGACTATAATGAACCTGACAG TAAATGGGAAATAAAGCGTTGTCAGTCCTGTGGTTCCCGTGGAACTCATTTGGCCTGTTCATCTCTGAAGTCATGGGAGCAGAACTGGGAGTGCATGGAATGTAGGAGTATCTTTGCAAAATCAG GAAAgtacagcaaaaagaaaaagcgtTCTTTGGCTACCACTTACAAGACAGATGGGACACCTTGTTTGTTTGAAGAGCCTTCTCCCAAGTGCCCTCGGCAGTCATCTGGAACCCAACACAGTTTTCTTCTCCA ATCACCAAAGAGAATGTGTCAGAACAACTCAAACCTAGAACTTCCTGCATCCAACAGAGTGGCAATGTCCTTATCTCCAATGATGTCAAACAGGAAATGCTCCCTGAGGAAACG GCATTTAgtaaaggaaagaagggaagctTCTAATACTCTGAAGGCTTTAAAACTACAAATTAGTACGAAACCTACAAGGCTTAACATCAATGCAGAAAATATCTGGAACAGTGCTTTAAAAGGATTTAGAAAACGCAGCTTCAGTCCTACAAACAGCATTGAAGTCAAGTTCACAAAATGCAACAGATTGAAGACAGATACTACTGTATCAAAACACCATTTCTTCCAACTGCTAatgcttcaccttcagaatTCGTCATTGTTTGAGGGCTCTTCTGCAAAGAACTTGTCTCTTGATTATCAAG CTGTAAGAGAGGACCTCTATTTTGAAGCTGGTAAAATGATTGCAGTTTCTCTGGTTCACGGTGGCCCATCTCCTGGTTTCTTTTCCAAAACACTTTTCAATTGTCTTGTCTATGGTCCAGAGAACGTGAAGCCAACTTTGGAAGATGTTGCTGATGTTGGTGTAGCAGAAACAATAAAAAGG ATAAAATATGCAAATAGTCTGTTTAGCCTAAAGACTATCATACATGACTGTTATGCGTTCCTTGCTGCGGCTGGATGTTTAAGACCTGtaacagagctgggtgataagGATATGCTGGTTGATGACATACTTTACTATTATGTGATCAAGAGAATCATCTTACCCTTAGAAAg TTTTAAGCAAGGTTTGGAAACTCTTGGTGTGCTAGAGAAAATGCAAGCACACCCAGATGTGTTCTCTAGTATATTTTGCCACAAACCTGAGAGACTCTCAGCAGAAACTCTTTGTGATCTCTTCACAATCCATTCCTCGTCAAATGTAAATCAAGTTGGAGGTGCTAATTTTTGGATGatttatttaaaagatgtggaaA GTGGCGAGTCTGCAGTGACACTGCAGGATGTTCTGTTCTTCGCAACAGGCTCTCTTTCTGTACCACCCGTTGGTTTTGATCCTGAACCTACTGTTAAATTTTTGCATATAAGGTGTCCCATTGGAAACAGGCTCCTTAATTGCTTGGAGCTCCCTATAACAAAGACATATGAGGCATTTAAGAAGAAAATGGAGTTCACCATCAGAAACGTCCTAAGAGTTGAAAGAGAATAA
- the G2E3 gene encoding G2/M phase-specific E3 ubiquitin-protein ligase isoform X1 → MSNTNNFDVQSPLCVLCGRTDDCPKKYGEKKTFVEYNVTVHYYCLLMSSGIWQRGAEDEGVDGFLFADIRKEVKRASKLTCNICKKKGASIGCVDPRCKRSYHFPCGVQKECIFQFMEDFRSYCWEHKPVQKIPDKECKGSSQCTICLDLIEQLPLYSVLRSPCCKNAWFHRECLQYQALSAGIYFFRCTVCNNKDTFQKEMLRMGIHIPEKDASWELEENAYQELLQCYQHCDIKRCLCKKGRDYNEPDSSKWEIKRCQSCGSRGTHLACSSLKSWEQNWECMECRSIFAKSGKYSKKKKRSLATTYKTDGTPCLFEEPSPKCPRQSSGTQHSFLLQSPKRMCQNNSNLELPASNRVAMSLSPMMSNRKCSLRKRHLVKERREASNTLKALKLQISTKPTRLNINAENIWNSALKGFRKRSFSPTNSIEVKFTKCNRLKTDTTVSKHHFFQLLMLHLQNSSLFEGSSAKNLSLDYQAVREDLYFEAGKMIAVSLVHGGPSPGFFSKTLFNCLVYGPENVKPTLEDVADVGVAETIKRIKYANSLFSLKTIIHDCYAFLAAAGCLRPVTELGDKDMLVDDILYYYVIKRIILPLESFKQGLETLGVLEKMQAHPDVFSSIFCHKPERLSAETLCDLFTIHSSSNVNQVGGANFWMIYLKDVESGESAVTLQDVLFFATGSLSVPPVGFDPEPTVKFLHIRCPIGNRLLNCLELPITKTYEAFKKKMEFTIRNVLRVERE, encoded by the exons ATGAGTAATACCAACAATTTTGATGTTCAAAGTCCAC TCTGTGTTCTCTGTGGACGGACAGATGACTGCCCTAAAAAGtatggagaaaaaaagaccTTTGTGGAATACAATGTCACTGTTCATTATTACTGTTTG TTGATGTCAAGTGGCATTTGgcagagaggggcagaagaTGAAGGTGTGGATGGATTTTTATTTGCAGACATTAGAAAAGAAGTAAAGAGAGCTTCAAAACTG ACATGCAACATCTGTAAGAAAAAGGGTGCTTCAATAGGATGTGTAGATCCTAGATGCAAACGAAGTTACCATTTTCCTTGTGGGGTACAGAAGGAATGTATTTTCCAGTTCATGGAAGACTTCAG ATCTTACTGTTGGGAACATAAACCAGTCCAAAAGATTCCAGATAAAGAATGTAAAGGAAGCTCACAGTGCACAATATGCCTGGATTTGATTGAACAGCTTCCCTTGTACTCTGTATTGAGAAGTCCTTGCTGTAAAAACGCTTGGTTTCATCGAGAGTGCTTGCAG TATCAAGCTTTGAGTGCCGGAATATATTTCTTTAGGTGCACAGTATGTAATAACAAGGACACATTTCAGAAAGAAATGCTGAGAATGGGCATACACATTCCAGAAAA GGATGCATCTTGGGAACTTGAAGAGAATGCATatcaagagctgctgcagtgttatCAACACTGTGATATTAAAAGGTGTCTATGCAAGAAAGGAAGAGACTATAATGAACCTGACAG TAGTAAATGGGAAATAAAGCGTTGTCAGTCCTGTGGTTCCCGTGGAACTCATTTGGCCTGTTCATCTCTGAAGTCATGGGAGCAGAACTGGGAGTGCATGGAATGTAGGAGTATCTTTGCAAAATCAG GAAAgtacagcaaaaagaaaaagcgtTCTTTGGCTACCACTTACAAGACAGATGGGACACCTTGTTTGTTTGAAGAGCCTTCTCCCAAGTGCCCTCGGCAGTCATCTGGAACCCAACACAGTTTTCTTCTCCA ATCACCAAAGAGAATGTGTCAGAACAACTCAAACCTAGAACTTCCTGCATCCAACAGAGTGGCAATGTCCTTATCTCCAATGATGTCAAACAGGAAATGCTCCCTGAGGAAACG GCATTTAgtaaaggaaagaagggaagctTCTAATACTCTGAAGGCTTTAAAACTACAAATTAGTACGAAACCTACAAGGCTTAACATCAATGCAGAAAATATCTGGAACAGTGCTTTAAAAGGATTTAGAAAACGCAGCTTCAGTCCTACAAACAGCATTGAAGTCAAGTTCACAAAATGCAACAGATTGAAGACAGATACTACTGTATCAAAACACCATTTCTTCCAACTGCTAatgcttcaccttcagaatTCGTCATTGTTTGAGGGCTCTTCTGCAAAGAACTTGTCTCTTGATTATCAAG CTGTAAGAGAGGACCTCTATTTTGAAGCTGGTAAAATGATTGCAGTTTCTCTGGTTCACGGTGGCCCATCTCCTGGTTTCTTTTCCAAAACACTTTTCAATTGTCTTGTCTATGGTCCAGAGAACGTGAAGCCAACTTTGGAAGATGTTGCTGATGTTGGTGTAGCAGAAACAATAAAAAGG ATAAAATATGCAAATAGTCTGTTTAGCCTAAAGACTATCATACATGACTGTTATGCGTTCCTTGCTGCGGCTGGATGTTTAAGACCTGtaacagagctgggtgataagGATATGCTGGTTGATGACATACTTTACTATTATGTGATCAAGAGAATCATCTTACCCTTAGAAAg TTTTAAGCAAGGTTTGGAAACTCTTGGTGTGCTAGAGAAAATGCAAGCACACCCAGATGTGTTCTCTAGTATATTTTGCCACAAACCTGAGAGACTCTCAGCAGAAACTCTTTGTGATCTCTTCACAATCCATTCCTCGTCAAATGTAAATCAAGTTGGAGGTGCTAATTTTTGGATGatttatttaaaagatgtggaaA GTGGCGAGTCTGCAGTGACACTGCAGGATGTTCTGTTCTTCGCAACAGGCTCTCTTTCTGTACCACCCGTTGGTTTTGATCCTGAACCTACTGTTAAATTTTTGCATATAAGGTGTCCCATTGGAAACAGGCTCCTTAATTGCTTGGAGCTCCCTATAACAAAGACATATGAGGCATTTAAGAAGAAAATGGAGTTCACCATCAGAAACGTCCTAAGAGTTGAAAGAGAATAA